DNA from Gemmatimonadaceae bacterium:
TGTTTCTCTCGGGACACGCCGACGTGCCGACGTCCGTGCGCGCCATTCGCGCCGGCGCGGTCGATTTCCTCGAGAAGCCGTGCGACGAGGCCACGCTCCTCGCTTCACTCGAGCGGGCGCTCGACCTCGCGCGGAATCAGGCGAATGGAAGCGACCAGGTGGTGCAAACGCGCTGGCTGTCGCTCACGCCGCGCGAGCGGGAAGTCGTGCGCCACGTCGTGCAGGGTCAGCTCAACAAGCAGATCGCCGCCGCGCTCGGAACGACGGAGAAGACCGTCAAGGTGCATCGCGGGCGCGCCATGGCGAAGATGGCCGCCAAGTCGGTCGCCGAGCTGGTTCGCTTGGTCGACCGGCTCGATG
Protein-coding regions in this window:
- a CDS encoding response regulator yields the protein MTSPYPVSSRPWRLGIVDDDDAVLRSLSRMLVACGYDVSTFESADEFLAAVKTDVPDALLLDLCMPGTDGLSLIDQLHDRGYMLPMVFLSGHADVPTSVRAIRAGAVDFLEKPCDEATLLASLERALDLARNQANGSDQVVQTRWLSLTPREREVVRHVVQGQLNKQIAAALGTTEKTVKVHRGRAMAKMAAKSVAELVRLVDRLDGQPAERSTARAWT